One genomic window of Paenibacillus xylanilyticus includes the following:
- a CDS encoding polysaccharide deacetylase family protein, whose protein sequence is MFKTTAAILIAACLLLSACGEQETPATENTASENETVSTGPSEGSNTSNALEDDQPSTKDSLAQTQELETDQETTEEKKEQQIEKTYHMNENYYIKPNDENREKKVVLLTFDDGPKEAEMINGLIDTLDKHNAKAIFFVNGYRVKSHPELLKLIYEREQIIGNHAWDHEDLKKMSAAEAAKQVTDVQHIVKETIGVEPEFFRPPFGSGNDALKETVKQHGMLYMTWSNGSLDWDKSTQNKPDKVVQNVLDQLNPGSNILMHELPWTVEALDDLLTKLENKGYSFVDPRLIELEAR, encoded by the coding sequence ATGTTTAAAACGACTGCCGCAATCCTTATTGCCGCATGTCTCCTGTTGTCAGCATGTGGGGAGCAAGAAACACCTGCTACCGAAAACACCGCTTCTGAAAATGAAACGGTCTCCACTGGACCAAGCGAAGGAAGCAACACTTCAAACGCATTGGAAGATGACCAACCTTCGACTAAAGACAGCCTAGCGCAAACACAAGAACTAGAAACAGATCAAGAAACAACTGAGGAAAAAAAAGAACAACAAATTGAAAAGACGTATCATATGAATGAAAATTATTACATCAAACCCAATGATGAAAACAGAGAGAAGAAGGTCGTTCTTCTGACATTCGATGACGGCCCTAAGGAAGCAGAAATGATTAATGGATTAATTGATACACTTGACAAGCATAATGCCAAAGCTATATTTTTCGTTAATGGATATCGTGTCAAGAGTCATCCGGAATTGCTAAAGCTTATCTACGAACGTGAGCAGATTATTGGTAACCATGCTTGGGATCACGAGGATCTCAAAAAAATGTCCGCTGCAGAAGCTGCCAAGCAGGTAACGGATGTTCAACACATCGTCAAAGAAACCATTGGTGTGGAGCCTGAATTCTTCCGTCCTCCCTTTGGTTCTGGTAATGACGCTTTGAAGGAAACCGTTAAACAACATGGCATGTTATACATGACTTGGTCCAACGGTTCACTGGACTGGGACAAGAGCACTCAGAATAAACCCGATAAAGTCGTTCAGAATGTGCTTGATCAATTAAACCCCGGAAGCAATATATTGATGCACGAACTTCCTTGGACGGTAGAAGCCCTAGATGATTTGTTAACGAAGCTGGAGAACAAGGGCTATTCTTTTGTTGACCCTCGTTTGATAGAGCTCGAAGCCAGATGA
- a CDS encoding metallophosphoesterase, with protein MHMWREAHLHRVVEDDVEINALPHSFDGSVILYISDLHKRRLREEHIKPLLGQVDWVLIGGDVAEKGISWSIVRRNMQLLTNIAPAYAVYGNHDKHAGTAQLARIFEETGVRLLQDQVVFLQKRDSSIKLAGADYRSRELSNHLTEKDRNDCLIVLIHDPLQAKSVHDYADLILSGHTHGGQLVVPFLGPIFLNQAYRNVSNGWYTLKRMNGDPDGKMLVSRGYGTNHLPLRLCCPAEMHKITLKSIKTK; from the coding sequence GTGCATATGTGGCGTGAAGCGCACCTTCACCGGGTCGTGGAGGATGATGTTGAAATAAACGCCTTACCCCATTCGTTCGATGGAAGCGTCATTTTGTATATATCTGACCTCCATAAGAGGAGATTGAGGGAGGAGCACATTAAACCACTATTGGGCCAGGTAGACTGGGTTCTGATAGGTGGAGATGTGGCGGAAAAGGGAATTTCATGGTCCATCGTCAGACGCAATATGCAACTGCTGACCAATATCGCACCTGCATATGCGGTTTATGGAAACCATGACAAACATGCAGGGACGGCTCAGTTGGCACGGATTTTTGAGGAAACCGGGGTTCGGCTTCTGCAGGATCAGGTTGTGTTTCTTCAAAAGAGGGATTCCAGTATTAAGCTGGCTGGAGCGGATTATCGGTCTCGTGAACTTAGCAATCACCTAACGGAGAAGGACAGAAATGATTGCTTGATTGTATTAATTCACGATCCGCTTCAGGCGAAGAGTGTTCATGATTATGCTGATCTTATCTTAAGTGGGCATACACACGGGGGACAGCTCGTGGTCCCGTTTCTTGGACCGATTTTCCTTAACCAAGCTTACCGTAATGTGTCGAACGGATGGTACACCTTGAAACGGATGAACGGTGATCCAGATGGCAAAATGCTCGTCAGCAGAGGTTATGGAACGAATCATTTGCCGCTCAGGTTATGCTGTCCAGCTGAGATGCACAAGATTACTTTAAAATCGATAAAAACAAAATAA
- a CDS encoding type II CAAX endopeptidase family protein, with protein sequence MKKSKFSKFKIQRAEPQQLTERLLLINLYFTQGLTLIIGVVWILLQKRNLFDVLAWPESVHFIWWGLGLAGIMLVMDLVLSYVIPQESMDDGGINDMLFRSRPIWHIVCIAAIVAICEELLFRGAIQHAIGPYWTSILFAVIHIRYLRHWIPTGWVFVSSYGLGWIYLQSGTLWAPILCHFIIDLVSGLAIRFRRGS encoded by the coding sequence ATGAAAAAATCAAAATTTTCCAAGTTCAAGATTCAGAGGGCTGAACCGCAGCAGCTTACCGAGCGCTTGCTTCTGATCAATCTATACTTTACACAAGGTTTAACTCTGATCATTGGAGTTGTGTGGATTTTATTGCAGAAGCGCAATTTGTTCGACGTGCTTGCTTGGCCTGAAAGTGTTCATTTTATTTGGTGGGGGCTTGGTCTTGCAGGCATTATGCTCGTCATGGATTTGGTCCTGTCTTATGTCATTCCTCAGGAGAGCATGGATGACGGAGGAATCAATGATATGCTGTTCAGGTCACGCCCCATCTGGCATATCGTATGTATAGCAGCTATTGTCGCTATTTGTGAAGAATTATTGTTTCGCGGAGCCATACAGCATGCCATTGGCCCTTACTGGACTAGCATATTGTTCGCAGTAATTCATATTCGATATCTTCGCCACTGGATTCCTACAGGTTGGGTATTTGTTTCTAGCTATGGATTGGGTTGGATTTATTTGCAATCCGGCACATTGTGGGCGCCGATATTATGTCACTTTATTATTGATTTGGTGTCCGGATTAGCGATACGTTTTCGGAGGGGATCATGA
- the serA gene encoding phosphoglycerate dehydrogenase: protein MYKVLVSDPISDLGIQQLVDANDVVVEKNTGLSEDELVAIIGNYDALLVRSQTRVTDRIMAAGTNLKVIGRAGVGVDNIDLEAATQRGIIVINAPDGNTITTCEHTFAMMMALARHIPQAYAKTIQGTWDRKTFLGVELRNKTLGVLGMGRIGSEVAKRAKAFGMDILAYDPFLTQERAEKLQVKLASVDDIIRNADFMTVHTPLTPETRHMISRAQFEIMKKGMRIINCARGGVIDEMALVEAIDEGIVAGAAFDVFESEPPAQDHPFLNHPSIIVTPHLGASTVEAQENVAIDVSEQVLHILRNEPFKNAVNMPAVAPTVMNKLQPYFKLGETLGSFAAQITQNAVQEIRIDYAGDLSEVDTSPLTRYIVKGILARHLGGEANIVNSMHLAKTRDLNVVVSQTSATKGFTNLITVTLVTTQEAEERRVAGTLLAGYGERIVRLDKFPVDIAPESHQILISHNDKPGIIGRVGTLLGQNDVNIASMQVGRKIIGGAAIMILTVDKAVPKDVLVQLTGLPELNTAVEIVLE from the coding sequence ATGTACAAAGTGTTAGTATCGGACCCAATCAGTGATCTGGGTATTCAGCAACTGGTGGATGCAAATGATGTTGTAGTTGAGAAAAATACCGGTCTTAGTGAAGATGAGCTTGTAGCCATTATTGGTAATTATGATGCCCTTCTCGTTCGTAGCCAAACTCGTGTTACAGATCGTATTATGGCCGCTGGAACCAATCTCAAGGTCATTGGCCGTGCAGGGGTTGGGGTGGATAACATTGACCTGGAGGCTGCCACTCAACGCGGTATCATCGTTATTAATGCGCCGGATGGTAATACCATCACGACATGTGAGCATACATTTGCCATGATGATGGCATTGGCACGTCACATCCCACAGGCATACGCCAAAACCATTCAAGGTACATGGGATCGCAAGACCTTCCTGGGTGTGGAACTCAGAAATAAAACTCTGGGTGTACTCGGAATGGGACGAATCGGCAGTGAGGTAGCGAAACGCGCCAAAGCCTTTGGTATGGATATTCTGGCTTATGACCCATTTCTGACTCAAGAACGTGCTGAGAAACTGCAAGTTAAACTGGCTAGCGTGGATGACATCATTCGCAATGCTGACTTTATGACCGTACACACTCCATTGACACCTGAAACTCGGCACATGATCTCCCGTGCACAATTTGAAATCATGAAAAAAGGTATGCGCATTATCAACTGTGCTCGTGGCGGAGTCATTGATGAAATGGCCCTTGTGGAAGCAATTGATGAAGGTATTGTTGCAGGTGCTGCATTTGACGTATTTGAAAGCGAGCCACCAGCACAGGATCATCCATTCCTGAACCACCCAAGTATCATCGTTACGCCACACCTTGGAGCTTCCACCGTGGAAGCACAAGAAAATGTTGCGATTGATGTATCGGAGCAGGTACTTCATATTTTGCGGAATGAACCGTTCAAAAATGCTGTGAACATGCCAGCCGTTGCACCAACCGTGATGAATAAACTCCAGCCGTATTTTAAGCTGGGTGAAACCCTGGGTAGCTTTGCAGCCCAAATTACACAAAATGCCGTGCAAGAGATTCGAATTGACTATGCAGGGGACCTTTCAGAAGTGGATACGTCGCCACTCACGCGTTACATTGTTAAGGGTATTCTCGCCAGACATCTGGGCGGAGAAGCAAATATCGTTAACTCCATGCATCTGGCCAAAACTCGTGATCTGAATGTAGTTGTAAGCCAAACATCTGCAACTAAAGGGTTTACTAACCTCATTACAGTTACGTTGGTAACGACACAGGAAGCGGAGGAACGCCGTGTAGCCGGAACGCTCCTTGCAGGTTACGGAGAACGGATCGTACGCCTGGACAAATTCCCGGTTGATATCGCTCCAGAAAGTCACCAAATTTTGATCTCCCATAACGATAAGCCAGGTATCATCGGACGGGTAGGTACACTGCTTGGTCAAAATGATGTCAACATCGCATCCATGCAAGTGGGACGGAAAATTATCGGCGGTGCTGCCATCATGATTCTGACCGTGGATAAAGCAGTTCCAAAAGATGTCCTTGTCCAGCTTACAGGTCTGCCTGAGCTTAATACAGCTGTTGAAATTGTTCTTGAATAG
- a CDS encoding BclA C-terminal domain-containing protein, with amino-acid sequence MSDRRKRVNIKAFLEGRSFRAGSPFIPITTSEQEQFETLLQSLAITIPAAVSQPTAANILALQSGLRNVLTFVNESGFRAGVKAELQAVLELTIAASEVVPVALINLSGNLQNLLDDLLSVTLLLEVPPPEKDKLVGLIRNTSIALSRATIGISSSGITGPAGPPGVPGVPGVPGVPGVQGPAGPPGEAGLAGPAGPVGPAGPVGPIGPAGPQGVQGPAGPTGVGFNNVTTYDPAQGPSYSQGQVVSYDGNLYAANVNSPTGIPGSSPDFTLLLSGGTTGATGATGAGLTGIVPFDPALAPSYASGQIVTYAGGTYITNVASPTGTPGTSGDYTLLASAGITGTTGATGVGLEGSVPFDPAAAPTYPSGQVVTFNGSTYITNVASPTGTPNTSPDYTLLAGSGPTGLTGPTGATGTGLTGILPFDPTVAPTYPAGQIVTFNGSTYIATVAYPTGTPGTSPDYTLLAGAGATGVTGATGVSITGSTGNPGATGATGSTGVGLSGILPFDPAVAPTYPAGQVVTFNGSTYIATVASPTGTPGTSPDYTLLAGVGATGVTGATGVSITGSTGNPGATGATGSTGVGLSGILPFDPAVAPTYPAGQVVTFNGSTYIATVASPTGTPGSSPDYTLLAGAGATGVTGLTGVTGVTGDTGITGATGITGITGATGVGLSGVVPFDPALAPTYPAGQVVTFNGSTYIANVASPTGTPGTSADYTLLAGAGATGVTGVTGETGATGITGITGATGIGLNGVVAFDPAVAPTYPAGQVVTFNGSTYIANVTAPTGTPGTSADYTLLAGIGATGVTGVTGATGLTGITGTTGETGATGITGITGATGIGLSGVVAFDPAVAPTYPAGQVVTFNGGTYITNVSGPTGTPGTSPDYTLLAGAGATGVTGVTGETGITGITGATGIGLSGVVAFDPAVAPTYPAGQVVTFNGSTYIANVAAPTGTPGTSADYTLLAGAGATGVTGITGVTGVTGGTGETGATGLTGITGATGVGLSGVVPFDPAVAPTYPAGQVVTFNGSTYIANVSGPTGTPGTSPDYTLLASAGVTGVTGVTGVTGGTGETGVTGATGITGITGATGVTGITGFTGETGSTGATGITGATGIGLSGVVPFDPAVAPTYPAGQVVTFNGSTYIANVSGPTGTPGTSPDYTLLAGLGATGVTGATGVSGATGETGATGLTGATGVTGETGLTGVTGITGETGATGATGITGATGIGLSGVVPFDPAVAPTYPAGQVVTFNGSTYIANVAGPTGTPGTSADYTLLAGAGATGVTGSTGVTGGTGETGVTGITGATGVTGATGLTGITGLTGETGATGVTGATGLGITGSTGAAGITGATGETGITGATGVGITGSTGATGATGAGATGSTGATGITGATGETGITGATGIGITGSTGATGATGVGVTGSTGATGIPGATGETGITGATGIGITGSTGATGATGVGVTGSTGATGTTGVTGATGLTGATGETGATGIGTTGATGATGTSVTAASSYAENTNGTILVILGGTAVPLPNNQNIGTGITVNGTNDTFTLASAGRYYISYKINLTAALAVQSRILLNGAVVPPSVISPVLSLSQLGTDFIITVTAGSTIQLQLFGLVATAVLSPPGATLNIIRLS; translated from the coding sequence ATGTCCGATAGGCGTAAACGGGTAAATATCAAAGCTTTTTTGGAAGGTAGATCGTTCAGGGCGGGATCGCCCTTCATTCCCATAACAACAAGTGAGCAGGAGCAATTTGAAACGTTACTTCAATCTTTGGCAATCACAATTCCCGCTGCAGTTAGTCAGCCTACAGCTGCTAATATCCTTGCGCTGCAGTCAGGATTAAGGAATGTACTTACTTTTGTTAACGAGTCAGGTTTTCGTGCTGGCGTAAAAGCCGAGCTCCAAGCGGTATTGGAATTAACCATTGCAGCTTCGGAGGTCGTACCTGTTGCGTTAATCAATTTGTCTGGCAACTTGCAGAATCTGCTTGATGATCTGTTGAGTGTGACTTTGTTGCTTGAGGTGCCCCCGCCAGAGAAAGATAAGCTTGTAGGATTGATTCGGAATACGTCTATAGCACTTAGCCGTGCAACCATAGGAATTAGTTCGTCCGGGATAACCGGACCTGCTGGTCCACCAGGGGTGCCCGGAGTACCCGGAGTACCCGGTGTGCCTGGAGTACAGGGGCCGGCAGGGCCTCCTGGAGAGGCGGGCTTAGCGGGTCCAGCAGGCCCGGTAGGTCCAGCAGGTCCCGTAGGTCCGATTGGTCCCGCTGGACCACAAGGTGTGCAGGGTCCAGCAGGACCAACTGGAGTAGGGTTTAATAATGTAACGACGTATGATCCAGCACAAGGGCCAAGTTATTCTCAAGGCCAAGTCGTCAGTTATGATGGGAATTTATATGCAGCTAATGTAAATAGTCCAACGGGTATCCCGGGAAGTTCGCCAGATTTTACATTATTGTTATCGGGTGGAACAACTGGTGCTACGGGAGCAACAGGTGCAGGTTTAACAGGCATTGTTCCTTTTGATCCAGCGCTTGCTCCGTCGTATGCTTCCGGGCAAATTGTAACCTATGCAGGTGGAACATATATTACGAATGTGGCATCTCCAACGGGAACACCAGGAACTTCAGGGGATTACACATTACTTGCGAGTGCAGGAATAACTGGCACGACTGGAGCAACAGGCGTAGGCCTCGAAGGATCGGTGCCATTTGATCCCGCTGCAGCTCCGACATATCCATCGGGTCAGGTGGTTACGTTCAACGGTAGCACTTATATTACCAATGTGGCATCTCCGACAGGAACGCCAAATACATCTCCAGATTATACATTGCTTGCGGGGTCAGGGCCTACTGGTTTAACAGGACCTACGGGAGCAACAGGAACAGGTTTAACTGGAATTTTGCCATTTGATCCGACCGTTGCGCCGACATATCCAGCCGGTCAGATCGTTACTTTCAACGGAAGTACGTATATTGCTACTGTTGCATACCCAACGGGAACACCAGGGACATCTCCGGACTACACGTTGTTAGCAGGAGCAGGGGCCACTGGTGTAACTGGAGCAACCGGCGTAAGCATAACAGGAAGTACTGGAAATCCCGGAGCTACAGGTGCAACAGGATCGACAGGAGTAGGACTAAGCGGCATTTTGCCATTTGATCCAGCCGTTGCACCGACATATCCAGCAGGGCAAGTGGTCACGTTCAACGGAAGTACGTATATCGCTACTGTTGCATCCCCAACGGGAACACCAGGGACATCTCCGGACTACACGTTGTTGGCGGGAGTAGGGGCCACTGGTGTAACTGGAGCAACCGGCGTAAGCATAACAGGAAGCACAGGAAATCCCGGAGCTACAGGTGCAACAGGATCGACAGGAGTAGGACTAAGCGGCATTTTGCCATTTGATCCAGCCGTTGCACCGACATATCCAGCAGGGCAAGTGGTCACGTTCAACGGAAGTACGTATATTGCTACTGTTGCATCCCCAACGGGAACACCGGGAAGCTCTCCGGATTACACATTACTGGCGGGAGCAGGGGCTACTGGCGTTACTGGTTTGACTGGGGTCACCGGTGTTACCGGAGACACAGGTATAACTGGGGCAACAGGGATTACGGGTATCACGGGTGCGACAGGTGTTGGCTTGAGCGGCGTGGTACCATTTGACCCAGCTTTGGCTCCAACGTACCCAGCGGGCCAGGTAGTTACGTTCAATGGCAGTACGTATATTGCGAATGTGGCATCCCCAACCGGAACACCAGGCACATCTGCAGACTACACGTTGTTAGCCGGTGCAGGAGCAACTGGAGTGACGGGTGTTACAGGTGAAACTGGAGCAACAGGTATCACGGGAATAACAGGCGCAACGGGTATCGGTTTGAACGGCGTGGTAGCATTCGATCCAGCTGTGGCTCCAACGTACCCAGCGGGCCAGGTAGTTACGTTTAACGGCAGCACGTATATTGCCAATGTGACAGCCCCAACCGGAACACCAGGCACATCTGCAGACTACACGTTGTTGGCTGGTATAGGAGCTACCGGGGTGACCGGAGTTACAGGGGCTACCGGACTTACAGGCATCACAGGTACTACAGGTGAGACAGGGGCGACAGGAATTACAGGTATCACGGGTGCGACAGGTATCGGTTTGAGCGGCGTGGTAGCATTTGATCCAGCTGTGGCTCCAACGTATCCAGCAGGTCAAGTGGTAACGTTTAACGGTGGTACGTATATTACCAATGTTTCTGGACCAACTGGGACACCGGGGACATCCCCAGACTATACGTTGTTGGCAGGCGCAGGAGCAACTGGAGTGACAGGTGTTACAGGTGAGACAGGAATTACAGGTATCACTGGTGCGACAGGTATCGGTTTGAGCGGCGTGGTAGCATTTGATCCAGCTGTGGCTCCAACGTACCCAGCGGGCCAGGTAGTCACGTTTAACGGCAGCACGTATATTGCCAATGTTGCAGCCCCAACCGGAACACCGGGGACATCTGCAGACTACACGTTGTTAGCCGGTGCAGGAGCTACCGGGGTTACTGGAATAACTGGAGTGACTGGAGTTACGGGAGGTACAGGTGAGACTGGAGCAACAGGCCTCACGGGGATAACGGGTGCAACAGGAGTAGGTTTGAGTGGGGTGGTACCTTTCGATCCAGCTGTGGCACCAACATACCCAGCGGGTCAAGTGGTTACGTTCAACGGAAGCACGTATATTGCCAATGTTTCTGGACCGACCGGGACACCAGGCACATCTCCAGACTACACGTTGTTGGCTAGTGCAGGAGTTACCGGGGTTACTGGAGTGACTGGCGTTACGGGAGGTACTGGTGAAACTGGAGTAACCGGAGCAACAGGAATCACGGGGATAACCGGGGCGACCGGAGTTACAGGCATCACAGGTTTTACGGGTGAAACTGGTTCGACAGGAGCAACAGGTATCACGGGTGCGACGGGTATCGGTTTGAGTGGAGTGGTACCTTTCGATCCAGCTGTGGCTCCAACGTATCCGGCAGGTCAAGTGGTTACATTCAACGGCAGTACGTATATTGCCAATGTTTCTGGACCGACCGGGACACCAGGAACCTCCCCAGATTACACATTACTGGCAGGTTTAGGAGCAACGGGTGTTACCGGAGCAACAGGAGTCTCAGGTGCAACTGGTGAAACCGGAGCCACAGGGCTCACTGGAGCGACTGGAGTTACAGGGGAAACCGGACTTACAGGTGTCACAGGTATTACAGGTGAAACTGGAGCGACAGGAGCAACAGGTATCACGGGTGCGACAGGTATCGGTTTGAGCGGAGTGGTACCATTTGATCCAGCCGTGGCTCCAACATATCCAGCAGGTCAGGTAGTTACGTTTAACGGCAGTACGTATATTGCGAATGTTGCAGGACCGACCGGGACACCAGGAACCTCCGCGGATTACACATTACTAGCAGGTGCAGGGGCAACGGGGGTTACCGGATCAACTGGAGTAACGGGTGGTACAGGTGAAACTGGAGTAACCGGAATAACCGGCGCGACTGGCGTTACAGGGGCTACTGGACTTACAGGCATCACAGGTTTAACAGGTGAAACTGGTGCGACTGGTGTAACAGGAGCTACTGGCTTAGGTATAACCGGAAGTACCGGAGCGGCAGGGATAACTGGTGCAACAGGAGAAACCGGTATAACAGGAGCTACTGGAGTAGGCATAACGGGAAGTACCGGGGCAACAGGGGCTACTGGTGCAGGTGCCACTGGAAGTACCGGAGCGACAGGTATAACTGGTGCAACAGGAGAAACCGGTATAACAGGAGCTACTGGAATAGGTATTACGGGAAGTACTGGGGCAACAGGGGCTACTGGTGTAGGTGTAACCGGAAGTACCGGAGCGACAGGGATACCTGGAGCAACAGGAGAAACCGGTATAACAGGAGCTACTGGAATAGGCATTACGGGAAGTACTGGGGCAACAGGGGCTACCGGTGTAGGTGTAACTGGAAGTACCGGAGCGACAGGAACAACTGGAGTAACGGGTGCAACGGGACTTACAGGTGCAACTGGAGAGACAGGTGCGACAGGTATCGGTACCACTGGGGCAACAGGTGCCACAGGAACTTCAGTTACAGCAGCATCTTCTTATGCAGAGAATACAAATGGTACAATACTTGTTATCTTGGGCGGGACGGCTGTACCTCTGCCTAATAATCAAAACATTGGTACCGGAATTACCGTAAATGGAACTAATGATACGTTTACTCTCGCTTCGGCAGGACGTTATTATATTAGTTACAAAATCAATCTTACTGCAGCGCTCGCTGTCCAATCTCGGATACTGCTGAACGGTGCTGTGGTTCCACCAAGTGTAATCTCGCCCGTACTTTCACTTAGTCAGTTAGGAACAGACTTTATTATTACCGTCACAGCTGGATCGACCATTCAACTGCAATTGTTTGGTTTGGTTGCAACAGCAGTATTATCACCTCCAGGTGCCACACTTAACATTATTCGATTAAGCTAA
- a CDS encoding ATP-binding protein, with amino-acid sequence MGCVLIALGLFLLPYIDTNFAESESRDIKRLFTYVCIIGFSLTTFFALFLFTKITQPMQQLIQAANAIRKGNYGTRLSLVTSDEIGELANTFNHMAAQLEDNIRNLNHEKEHLASVLRSMTDAVVTFDGEGKVILTNPPGEKIMQAWCDLDWAQDEEGQEVNNGDVYSRDVPEPLIPLFKLVMEHGGDQSSNVHVQQGVWSVQMTPLYADSVVRGAVAVLRDVTEEVRLEKMRRDFVANVSHEIRTPLSMMQGYSEALLDGMAASPEESEELIQVIHDESLRMGRLVKDLLDLARMEAGHTDMVMKEVDLVELLERVYRKFSVRSKEQDIRLHFECSQSSIMLQQADEDRLEQVFTNLLDNAFRHTPPDKNVIIAATLAGDHRTSMAKVSIKDEGAGIPTSDLPFIFERFYKADKARVRGESVGTGLGLAIVKNIVDAHHGIIHVNSTLGEGTEFILQFPVNSPK; translated from the coding sequence GTGGGCTGTGTGCTCATCGCGCTGGGTCTTTTTTTGCTGCCGTATATCGATACAAACTTTGCGGAGTCGGAGTCCAGAGACATCAAACGCCTGTTCACGTATGTCTGTATCATCGGGTTCAGTTTGACGACATTCTTCGCCCTCTTTCTGTTCACGAAGATCACGCAGCCGATGCAGCAGCTGATTCAGGCAGCCAATGCAATTCGCAAAGGAAATTACGGGACTAGGCTCTCTCTCGTGACTAGCGACGAGATTGGTGAACTGGCTAACACATTTAATCACATGGCTGCTCAACTGGAGGACAACATTCGGAACCTGAACCATGAGAAGGAGCATTTGGCAAGTGTGCTTCGTAGCATGACGGATGCCGTTGTTACTTTTGATGGTGAAGGTAAGGTTATTCTGACGAATCCTCCAGGGGAGAAGATCATGCAGGCTTGGTGTGACCTGGATTGGGCACAGGACGAAGAGGGGCAGGAAGTAAACAATGGGGATGTGTATTCCCGGGATGTTCCTGAACCGCTGATTCCTTTGTTCAAACTGGTTATGGAGCATGGCGGGGATCAGAGCTCGAATGTGCATGTTCAGCAGGGCGTGTGGTCTGTTCAGATGACACCTCTATATGCAGATAGTGTTGTTCGAGGTGCGGTTGCCGTTCTGCGTGATGTGACAGAAGAGGTTCGTTTGGAGAAAATGCGTCGTGATTTCGTCGCCAACGTGTCTCATGAAATACGAACGCCGTTATCCATGATGCAAGGTTACAGTGAAGCTCTCCTGGATGGCATGGCAGCTTCCCCCGAGGAAAGCGAAGAATTGATTCAGGTCATTCATGATGAGTCACTGCGTATGGGTAGACTTGTCAAGGATCTGCTTGATCTGGCCCGGATGGAAGCGGGGCATACCGATATGGTGATGAAGGAAGTCGATTTGGTTGAACTTCTGGAACGGGTGTACCGGAAATTCTCCGTACGCTCCAAAGAACAGGATATCCGGCTTCATTTTGAATGTAGTCAGTCTAGCATTATGCTTCAGCAGGCTGATGAGGATCGTCTCGAACAGGTATTTACCAATCTGCTTGATAATGCATTTCGTCATACACCACCCGACAAAAATGTCATTATTGCGGCCACATTGGCTGGAGATCATCGAACGTCTATGGCTAAAGTGTCGATTAAGGATGAGGGTGCGGGTATTCCTACCTCGGATCTGCCATTTATCTTTGAAAGATTCTACAAAGCGGATAAGGCTAGGGTTCGTGGAGAAAGTGTGGGTACTGGACTGGGTCTGGCGATCGTTAAAAATATCGTTGATGCACATCATGGTATCATTCATGTGAACAGTACGCTTGGCGAAGGTACAGAGTTTATATTACAATTTCCGGTGAATTCCCCGAAATAG
- a CDS encoding response regulator transcription factor, which produces MAEHENRILVVDDEERIRRLLKMYLEKEGYEIDEAEDGETALRKATAGDYGLILLDVMLPGMDGVEVCTRLRQVKSTPVLMLTAKGEEINRVQGFEVGADDYVVKPFSPREVIYRVKAILRRSSATAYLSKESNSSNNIVFPHLVIEHDAHRVTAGGEEISLTPKEYELLHYLATSPDKVFSREELLKDVWNYEFFGDLRTVDTHVKRLREKLNKVSPESAAMITTVWGVGYKLEVPK; this is translated from the coding sequence ATGGCAGAACATGAGAACCGGATACTGGTCGTGGACGATGAGGAACGGATCCGCAGACTTTTGAAAATGTATCTTGAAAAAGAAGGATATGAAATTGATGAAGCGGAAGACGGCGAGACAGCATTACGAAAAGCAACAGCTGGAGATTATGGCCTGATTTTGCTCGATGTGATGCTGCCTGGCATGGACGGTGTCGAAGTGTGCACTCGTCTTCGTCAGGTGAAATCGACTCCGGTATTGATGCTTACTGCAAAAGGTGAAGAGATTAATCGTGTTCAAGGATTTGAAGTAGGCGCAGATGACTATGTGGTGAAGCCTTTCAGCCCTCGTGAAGTGATTTATCGGGTAAAGGCAATCCTCCGTCGTTCTTCAGCAACTGCATATCTGTCCAAAGAAAGTAATTCAAGCAACAATATCGTATTCCCTCATCTGGTTATTGAGCATGACGCTCATCGGGTAACCGCTGGTGGGGAAGAGATAAGTCTTACACCAAAAGAATATGAGTTATTACATTACCTGGCGACCTCTCCGGACAAAGTGTTCTCCAGAGAGGAATTGCTCAAGGATGTTTGGAATTACGAGTTTTTCGGTGATCTCCGCACCGTGGATACACACGTCAAGCGTCTTCGTGAAAAGCTGAACAAGGTGTCGCCTGAATCGGCGGCTATGATTACGACAGTTTGGGGTGTGGGTTATAAACTGGAAGTACCGAAATAG